The Populus alba chromosome 6, ASM523922v2, whole genome shotgun sequence genome contains a region encoding:
- the LOC118053027 gene encoding transcription factor bHLH106: protein MQPENCQENSQLYRFLTENGMINVGPYGFPAAMQTLCTSSSTSYHNSNYHFERSVITDMTPEDRALAALKNHKEAEKRRRERINSHLDKLRGLLPCNSKTDKASLLAKVVQRVRELKQQTSELPGLESFPSETDEVTVLSGEYSSDGQLIFKASLCCEDRSDLMPDLIEILKSLHLKTLKAEMVTLGGRIRNVLIIAADKDHSVESVHFLQNALKSLLERSNSSERSKRRRVLDRKLVIQ, encoded by the exons ATGCAGCCTGAAAACTGTCAGGAGAATTCACAGTTGTACCGGTTTCTTACCGAGAATGGAATGATTAACGTTGGCCCATACGGTTTTCCGGCTGCGATGCAAACCTTGTGTACCTCATCTTCCACCTCCTACCATAACAGTAATTACCACTTTGAAAGGTCTGTGATAACTGACATGACACCAGAAGATAGAGCTCTTGCTGCTTTGAAGAATCACAAGGAAGCtgagaagagaaggagagagaggatTAACTCTCATCTTGATAAGCTTAGAGGCCTCCTTCCTTGCAATTCCAAG ACAGACAAAGCTTCACTTCTAGCAAAGGTTGTTCAAAGAGTTAGAGAACTGAAACAACAGACCTCAGAGCTTCCTGGACTTGAATCTTTCCCATCAGAAACCGATGAAGTCACTGTACTTTCTGGTGAATATTCAAGTGATGGACAATTAATATTCAAGGCATCTCTGTGCTGTGAAGACCGGTCGGATCTCATGCCAGACCTAATCGAGATACTGAAATCTCTACACTTGAAGACATTGAAAGCAGAAATGGTAACACTAGGAGGAAGAATTAGGAATGTTCTTATCATTGCGGCTGACAAAGATCACAGTGTCGAGTCGgtccatttcttgcaaaatGCATTGAAGTCTTTACTAGAACGCTCGAATTCTAGCGAAAGATCGAAAAGGCGAAGGGTATTAGACCGAAAATTAGTAATCCAATGA
- the LOC118053028 gene encoding transcription factor ORG2, translating to MLELSPATLFSTFGWPVEEPTSHERSYPSFRDSETQESLITQFPPSQPQIIKLDRSPSFTAYSGSVDPSMVKKLSHNANERDRRKKIKSLYSSLRSLLPAADQMNKLSVPATVSRALKYLPELQQQVERLVQRKGELLSKLSKQGGIIHQENQRNDTVYSSLSSVSASQLSDREVVVHISTYKNHKSPLSEILLTLEEDGLVLKNSSSFESFGDRVFYDLHLQVMEGTYTLDSEAMRAKLVSLSVKRESSSL from the exons ATGTTAGAATTATCTCCTGCTACTTTGTTTTCAACATTTGGATGGCCCGTAGAGGAACCCACAAGCCATGAGCGGAGCTACCCAAGTTTTAGAGATAGTGAAACCCAAGAGTCATTAATTACTCAATTCCCTCCATCTCAGCCACAAATAATAAAGCTTGATCGCTCCCCATCATTCACGGCATATAGTGGAAGTGTTGACCCTAGCATGGTCAAGAAACTTAGCCACAACGCTAATGAACGTGACCGTCGCAAGAAGATTAAAAGTTTGtattcttcacttcgttcactTCTCCCAGCAGCTGATCAAATG AACAAATTAAGCGTGCCGGCCACTGTTTCACGTGCGCTTAAGTACCTACCAGAGCTTCAACAGCAAGTGGAGAGACTGGTTCAAAGAAAGGGGGAGCTTTTATCAAAGTTATCAAAGCAAGGTGGTATAATtcatcaagaaaatcaaagaaatgacACCGTTTATAGCTCTTTATCATCGGTATCGGCAAGCCAGCTTAGTGATAGAGAAGTTGTCGTTCATATTTCCACTTACAAGAACCATAAAAGTCCATTATCAGAAATCTTGCTCACCTTAGAGGAAGATGGACTTGTTCTAAAAAACTCTTCTTCCTTTGAGTCATTTGGGGACAGGGTCTTCTATGATTTACATCTTCAG GTCATGGAAGGAACTTACACATTGGATAGTGAGGCCATGAGGGCGAAGCTTGTGTCTTTATCTGTAAAGAGGGAATCATCGTCTCTATAA